A single genomic interval of Natronoarchaeum philippinense harbors:
- the trmB gene encoding HTH-type sugar sensing transcriptional regulator TrmB yields the protein MSSDDLRVTMERVGERFNLGEYEIDAYLAVMEHGTLTASEIADRTDIPQPRVYDTVRSLSDRGLVELRESRPMKVIAVDPDDAFSDVQSSLTDMIDELEARYTAPARDTEAVSLVKSRSTILRYVEEVIEAAEYELALSLTPELLERYEDELAAQRADGVSIDLLLTPARNAPSPEEYDYLNVCTAARTRRGITTPVIAVADGEYSIYATQDAIRDNDRDRYGVIFNRSALGFLISGFYGTVLWTTAMETLAEDGADRRFPRRYASIRRCVKDLLDVTGELYATIEGRDVASGEARLVKGKIVDISFETNEEVAGLTIDTGDRRIDIGGQVASFEAVEAHEIRIGRDAPPEPDS from the coding sequence ATGAGCTCCGACGACCTGCGCGTGACGATGGAGCGCGTCGGCGAACGCTTCAACCTCGGGGAGTACGAGATCGACGCCTATCTCGCAGTGATGGAACACGGAACGCTGACGGCGAGCGAGATCGCCGACCGAACCGATATCCCCCAGCCGCGCGTGTACGACACAGTTCGAAGCCTTAGCGACCGCGGCCTCGTCGAGCTTCGAGAGTCCCGGCCGATGAAGGTCATCGCCGTCGACCCCGACGACGCGTTCTCGGACGTGCAGTCGTCGCTCACCGATATGATCGACGAGCTCGAAGCGCGCTACACCGCGCCGGCGCGGGACACCGAAGCCGTCTCGCTCGTCAAGTCCCGGTCGACGATTCTGCGCTACGTCGAGGAGGTGATCGAGGCCGCCGAGTACGAGCTCGCGCTGTCGCTGACGCCGGAACTGCTGGAGCGCTACGAGGACGAACTTGCTGCACAGCGCGCCGACGGCGTCAGTATCGACCTCCTGCTGACGCCCGCCCGCAACGCGCCCAGTCCCGAGGAGTACGACTATCTGAACGTCTGCACGGCGGCACGGACCCGCCGTGGCATCACGACGCCGGTCATCGCGGTCGCCGACGGCGAGTATTCGATCTACGCGACCCAAGACGCGATCCGGGACAACGACCGCGACCGCTACGGCGTGATCTTCAACCGCTCGGCGCTTGGCTTTCTCATCTCGGGGTTTTACGGGACGGTGCTGTGGACGACAGCGATGGAGACACTCGCCGAAGACGGCGCCGATCGGCGATTCCCGCGGCGCTACGCCTCGATCCGTCGCTGTGTCAAAGACCTGCTCGACGTGACCGGCGAGTTGTACGCGACGATCGAGGGTCGCGATGTCGCATCCGGCGAGGCTCGCCTCGTGAAGGGCAAGATCGTCGATATTTCCTTCGAGACCAACGAGGAAGTCGCCGGCCTGACGATCGACACCGGCGACCGGCGGATCGATATTGGCGGGCAGGTCGCCTCGTTCGAGGCCGTCGAAGCCCACGAGATTCGTATCGGGCGGGACGCACCCCCGGAGCCTGACAGCTGA
- a CDS encoding nucleotidyltransferase domain-containing protein: MPNGKGKTTVALEYPFPDDRIFRYQAMQDSLSRLIEEPYQEFTISQLAEMVDANQATVSKAVKLLRELGTVRTRREGRKRYVSINRDRLTKPDPVLSIPQPEFQRPVRAFVDRAEDELGALVGIVLFGSVARGEADRASDVDVLVIVGENKTQARRTVQSIVSDLEQTKFDGNRYTFEALVESTGSVDRIGERLRQQFDEGITLVSTDRLSEIRSEVYANGE, translated from the coding sequence ATGCCCAATGGGAAGGGAAAAACCACGGTCGCGCTGGAGTATCCGTTTCCGGACGACCGGATCTTCCGCTACCAAGCGATGCAAGATTCGCTCTCGCGGCTGATCGAAGAGCCGTATCAGGAGTTTACTATCAGCCAACTCGCGGAGATGGTCGACGCGAATCAGGCGACGGTTTCGAAGGCCGTGAAGCTACTTCGAGAACTGGGGACGGTTCGTACCCGGCGAGAGGGTCGCAAACGGTACGTGAGCATCAACCGGGACCGCCTCACGAAGCCGGATCCCGTACTTTCGATCCCGCAACCGGAGTTTCAGCGGCCGGTGCGTGCCTTCGTCGACCGAGCCGAAGACGAACTCGGCGCGCTGGTCGGGATCGTTCTTTTCGGCAGCGTCGCCCGCGGTGAGGCAGATCGGGCGAGCGATGTCGACGTCCTCGTGATAGTCGGCGAGAATAAGACGCAAGCACGCCGTACCGTCCAATCCATCGTCAGCGACCTCGAACAGACAAAGTTCGACGGCAATCGCTACACGTTCGAGGCGCTCGTCGAGTCGACCGGCAGTGTGGACCGGATCGGTGAGCGGCTCCGCCAGCAGTTCGACGAGGGAATTACGCTCGTCAGTACGGACCGGCTATCAGAGATTCGTTCGGAGGTGTACGCAAATGGAGAATGA
- a CDS encoding ABC transporter ATP-binding protein: protein MSCIRMTDVRKSYGDFLALDGLSLSVEPGETFGLLGPNGAGKTTTIQLLTGQATPDAGELSVLGTDPATEPIETRRRVGIVPEKESPPSFQSPREYFQFVGQVRDIDSETLSDRIAEWADRLAFEDKLDAMATDLSRGQQQKVMISQAFLHDPDVVFIDEPLANLDPIVQARVKEFFESYRADGNALFLSTHHIEVAEEICTRVGVVGDGRLVTERRPAEMDADESLLDAFVDEVGDDPELDRRETTPTA, encoded by the coding sequence ATGAGTTGCATCCGCATGACGGACGTGCGAAAGTCCTACGGGGATTTTCTCGCGCTCGACGGGCTTTCGCTGTCGGTCGAACCCGGCGAGACGTTCGGTCTGCTCGGGCCGAACGGCGCCGGCAAGACCACGACGATCCAGTTACTGACCGGTCAGGCGACGCCGGATGCCGGCGAGCTGTCGGTGCTCGGCACCGACCCCGCGACCGAGCCGATCGAGACGCGGCGTCGAGTCGGGATCGTCCCCGAAAAGGAGTCGCCACCGAGTTTCCAAAGCCCGCGCGAGTATTTTCAGTTCGTCGGGCAGGTTCGGGATATCGACTCCGAGACGCTGTCGGATCGCATCGCCGAGTGGGCCGACCGCCTCGCGTTCGAGGACAAACTCGACGCGATGGCGACCGACCTCTCGCGGGGCCAACAGCAGAAGGTGATGATCTCGCAGGCGTTCTTGCACGACCCGGATGTCGTCTTCATCGACGAGCCGTTGGCCAACCTCGACCCGATCGTGCAGGCCCGCGTCAAGGAGTTTTTCGAGTCCTACCGGGCCGATGGCAACGCTCTGTTTCTCTCGACGCACCACATCGAGGTCGCCGAGGAAATCTGTACCAGAGTCGGCGTCGTCGGCGACGGACGGCTCGTCACCGAACGGCGACCGGCCGAGATGGACGCCGACGAGTCGCTGCTGGACGCGTTCGTCGACGAAGTCGGCGACGATCCGGAGCTCGACCGGCGCGAAACGACGCCGACAGCCTGA
- a CDS encoding cache domain-containing sensor histidine kinase: MQLRRKFLLALVLVAVTIAGVLVITFDSQRDAAVESAQADAVERAELTASTIDQQLSDKQRTISVAAEHPAVIDHGSSAQHERLVSIREETEFDGVSVVAANGTMVALATANGSSEQDAVGQNYGDRQYVQRALAGEVSISEPFRARTGNRIVVVSAPIRSDGDIVGALNGAFYLADSALFQIIDQQRGADTSVEITAGGEPLYAGSDGVESNIRGSAAVDATGWTVTVERRQSAVTGQIRRLGVAQAVTGIVMLAAVALFGLWIYRLDIRQAERLRDQFRRIEAREYDSRVDLSGSTEWSEIGRGINRLTESLARREQMLLVLNRLLRHNLRNSLNVIVGRSGLIAAGADDGSETDERTREHAEEIRSAADELLDLSARARKTEALIADDRHRVGTPVDITAVVADRVAAFRDDNPEATVEVETPQRACAAIGTEFSTVLDELLSNTVDHAGPSPSVCVTVERIDADVYEHLDADQRWHGATSPRPDGGSDDAAVCPGQTLAGESAGAAETGTGSIELRVADDGPGVPPDERAVLSGEREIDPLHHTSGLGLWLTGWIVSQAGGSIQIDVDDGTTVVVRLPATPVEGDT; encoded by the coding sequence ATGCAACTCCGGCGCAAGTTCCTACTGGCGCTCGTTCTCGTGGCGGTCACCATCGCCGGAGTGCTCGTCATCACCTTCGACTCGCAGCGGGACGCCGCCGTCGAATCGGCGCAGGCGGACGCCGTCGAGCGGGCCGAACTCACGGCGTCGACGATCGACCAACAGCTCAGTGACAAACAGCGAACGATCTCGGTCGCAGCCGAGCATCCAGCCGTGATCGACCACGGAAGCAGCGCTCAGCACGAGCGGCTCGTCAGCATCAGAGAGGAGACCGAGTTCGACGGCGTCTCGGTCGTCGCTGCGAACGGGACCATGGTTGCGCTGGCGACCGCGAACGGATCCAGCGAGCAAGACGCCGTCGGGCAGAACTACGGCGACCGGCAGTACGTCCAGCGCGCGCTGGCGGGCGAAGTGTCCATCAGTGAGCCGTTTCGGGCCCGTACCGGCAACCGCATCGTCGTCGTGAGCGCGCCGATCCGCTCGGACGGCGACATCGTCGGGGCGCTCAACGGCGCGTTCTATCTCGCTGACAGCGCGCTGTTTCAGATCATCGACCAGCAGCGCGGCGCCGACACGTCGGTCGAGATCACGGCCGGTGGGGAGCCGCTGTACGCCGGCTCCGACGGCGTCGAATCGAACATCCGGGGGAGCGCGGCCGTCGACGCCACGGGCTGGACCGTCACCGTCGAGCGCCGCCAGTCGGCCGTCACCGGACAGATCCGACGCCTCGGCGTCGCGCAAGCGGTCACCGGCATCGTCATGCTGGCGGCGGTCGCGCTGTTCGGACTCTGGATCTACCGGTTGGACATCCGGCAAGCCGAGCGACTTCGCGACCAGTTCCGCCGCATCGAGGCCCGCGAGTACGACAGTCGGGTCGACCTGTCTGGCAGCACGGAGTGGTCCGAGATCGGTCGAGGGATCAACCGACTGACGGAGTCGCTGGCCCGCCGCGAGCAGATGCTGCTCGTTCTCAATCGGCTGTTGCGACACAACCTCCGGAACTCGCTGAACGTCATCGTCGGGCGGTCGGGGCTGATCGCTGCGGGAGCGGACGACGGGTCAGAGACGGACGAGCGCACCCGCGAGCACGCCGAGGAGATCCGTTCAGCCGCCGACGAACTGCTCGACCTCAGCGCGCGCGCCAGAAAGACCGAGGCGCTGATCGCCGACGACCGTCACCGGGTCGGCACCCCGGTCGACATCACCGCCGTCGTCGCCGACCGCGTGGCGGCGTTCCGCGATGACAACCCGGAAGCGACCGTCGAGGTCGAGACGCCACAGCGCGCGTGTGCCGCTATCGGCACTGAATTCTCGACAGTGCTCGACGAGTTGCTGTCGAACACCGTCGATCACGCCGGGCCGTCTCCGAGCGTGTGCGTGACCGTCGAACGTATCGATGCCGATGTCTACGAGCACCTCGACGCAGACCAACGCTGGCACGGTGCGACGAGCCCACGGCCGGACGGCGGCAGTGACGATGCCGCAGTGTGCCCCGGGCAGACGCTCGCGGGCGAGTCAGCGGGCGCCGCCGAAACGGGGACGGGATCGATCGAACTGCGCGTCGCCGACGACGGGCCGGGAGTCCCGCCCGACGAGCGGGCAGTGCTATCGGGCGAGCGTGAGATCGACCCGCTCCACCACACGAGCGGGCTCGGACTCTGGCTCACCGGCTGGATCGTCTCGCAGGCCGGTGGGTCGATCCAGATTGACGTCGATGACGGGACGACCGTCGTCGTTCGACTGCCCGCCACACCGGTCGAGGGCGACACGTAA
- a CDS encoding NOP5/NOP56 family protein: protein MTNDTAGTGWFESVPPDDVDAAADRIRTGSADAPADWPAQAVEDGAVDDEDAYYDALRAATRSAARAEVSASERAGDKQLVHAVRSMDDCERTANELAERVAEWAGSRDDDAGTGIEYARRLAGIDADDPTERRLVSLAERVADLADERDALRGFVERQAAEVAPNLSALAGPVLAARLIALAGDLESLAKQPSGTVQVLGAEDALFAHLRGRGPSPKHGVIFTHEYVRGTDPDERGSAARALAGKLTIAARVDHYSGDRKPELDAELDERIERIRSRGEDE from the coding sequence ATGACTAACGACACAGCCGGGACGGGCTGGTTCGAATCCGTCCCGCCTGACGACGTGGATGCGGCCGCCGACCGAATCCGCACGGGTAGTGCGGACGCGCCGGCCGACTGGCCCGCACAGGCCGTCGAGGACGGTGCGGTCGACGACGAAGACGCCTACTACGACGCGCTCCGGGCGGCGACTCGATCGGCCGCGAGAGCCGAGGTGTCGGCCAGCGAACGAGCCGGCGACAAACAACTCGTCCACGCGGTTCGGTCGATGGACGACTGTGAGCGCACTGCGAACGAGCTCGCCGAGCGCGTCGCCGAGTGGGCTGGGAGCCGCGACGACGACGCCGGAACCGGGATCGAGTACGCGCGGCGTCTCGCCGGGATCGACGCCGACGATCCGACCGAACGCCGCCTCGTCTCGCTGGCCGAGCGCGTCGCCGACCTCGCCGACGAGCGCGACGCACTCCGGGGGTTCGTCGAACGACAGGCCGCCGAGGTCGCGCCGAATCTCTCGGCGCTCGCGGGGCCGGTGCTGGCCGCGCGCCTGATCGCGCTGGCCGGCGATCTCGAATCGCTCGCCAAGCAACCAAGCGGCACCGTGCAGGTGCTCGGCGCCGAGGACGCGCTGTTCGCACATCTCCGGGGACGAGGCCCTTCGCCCAAGCACGGCGTCATCTTCACCCACGAGTACGTCCGTGGGACCGACCCCGACGAGCGCGGATCGGCCGCCAGAGCGCTGGCTGGCAAGCTCACGATCGCAGCGCGCGTCGACCACTACTCCGGCGACCGCAAACCCGAACTCGACGCCGAGTTGGACGAGCGCATCGAGCGCATCCGATCGCGGGGTGAGGACGAATGA
- a CDS encoding MFS transporter — MTDSRRVVYAVIACTFFVGFGGGVVFPILPNLGAVLGISPFLVGLILSANRITRLVANAPAGALVDRAGTRTPFVVGLFVEGVATLGYVVAVTAPLPEVWFLLSRVCWGVGSALVFATAYTITADVSDAGSRGTSMGVVRAGITFGFPAGLVLGGVVSEAASVAAAFVLAAGFALFASVLAYRIVPETHVDADDAGDDSIKPWEIDPSISTLTVGLVNFGLFFAYVGALFSTLVLFLEARSFGLFGFDAQGTSGALMAVTVLSGSVAMLAGGTLSDRHGYRVPIVLGSLAVSGVGFLLLPTPGGVGGLVAACVLIGAGQGGTTGPMMALIADLTPDERMGRAMGTNNVLGDVGGALGPLVSLPLVETVGFAPVYVACALIPVVAGVVLVVGVRAETGAINPSLDSRAGD, encoded by the coding sequence GTGACCGACAGCCGCCGCGTCGTCTACGCCGTGATCGCGTGCACCTTTTTCGTCGGCTTCGGCGGCGGCGTCGTCTTTCCGATTCTCCCCAATCTCGGCGCGGTGCTGGGCATCTCGCCGTTTCTCGTCGGCCTGATTCTGAGCGCCAACCGGATCACCCGCCTCGTCGCCAACGCGCCGGCCGGCGCGCTGGTCGACCGCGCCGGGACGCGGACGCCCTTTGTCGTCGGCCTGTTCGTCGAGGGCGTCGCCACGCTGGGCTACGTCGTCGCCGTCACCGCCCCGCTGCCGGAGGTGTGGTTTCTCCTCTCGCGCGTCTGCTGGGGCGTCGGCAGCGCGCTCGTGTTTGCGACCGCCTACACCATCACCGCCGACGTCAGCGACGCCGGCTCGCGGGGGACCAGCATGGGCGTCGTCCGGGCCGGCATCACCTTCGGCTTCCCGGCGGGGCTGGTGCTCGGCGGCGTCGTCAGCGAGGCCGCGAGCGTCGCCGCGGCGTTCGTCCTCGCGGCCGGCTTCGCCCTGTTTGCGAGCGTGCTGGCCTACCGGATCGTCCCCGAGACCCACGTCGACGCCGACGACGCCGGCGACGACTCGATCAAGCCGTGGGAGATCGACCCCAGCATCTCGACGCTGACCGTCGGGCTGGTCAATTTCGGCCTCTTCTTCGCGTACGTGGGCGCGCTGTTCTCGACGCTCGTGCTGTTTCTCGAAGCCCGCTCGTTCGGCCTGTTCGGCTTCGACGCGCAGGGAACCTCCGGCGCGCTGATGGCCGTGACGGTGCTCTCGGGATCGGTGGCGATGCTCGCGGGCGGCACGCTCAGCGACCGCCACGGCTATCGCGTCCCGATCGTGCTGGGGTCGCTCGCGGTCTCCGGCGTCGGCTTCCTCCTGTTGCCCACGCCCGGCGGCGTCGGCGGCCTCGTCGCTGCGTGCGTACTCATCGGCGCCGGACAGGGCGGCACGACGGGGCCGATGATGGCCCTGATCGCCGACCTGACGCCCGACGAGCGCATGGGCCGGGCGATGGGGACGAACAACGTGCTCGGCGATGTCGGCGGCGCGCTCGGCCCGCTCGTCTCGCTCCCGCTGGTCGAAACCGTCGGATTCGCGCCGGTGTACGTGGCCTGCGCACTGATCCCGGTCGTCGCCGGCGTCGTGCTCGTCGTCGGCGTCCGCGCCGAAACGGGTGCGATCAACCCCTCGCTGGACTCGCGGGCCGGCGACTGA
- a CDS encoding fibrillarin-like rRNA/tRNA 2'-O-methyltransferase, with translation MSLPDGVERRAFDGEERLATRGTPVYGEPTDGQWRLWDARRSKLGAMLELGMDTGLSAEDRVLYLGAASGTTVSHVADFAGPTYAVEFATRPVRDLLDAAEDRARLFPLVKDARKPETYAHVVESDLDAVVQDVATSGQARVSTLNKQFLAEDGRLVAAFKARSEDVTADPDEVFDDVLAELREDFEILDTERLEPFHDDHLGVVATPK, from the coding sequence ATGAGCCTGCCCGACGGCGTCGAGCGCCGAGCGTTCGACGGCGAGGAGCGACTGGCGACTCGCGGGACGCCGGTGTACGGCGAGCCGACGGACGGCCAGTGGCGCCTCTGGGACGCCCGCCGGTCGAAGCTCGGCGCGATGCTGGAGCTGGGGATGGACACCGGCCTGAGCGCGGAGGATCGCGTGCTGTATCTCGGCGCCGCAAGCGGGACAACCGTCAGCCACGTCGCCGACTTCGCGGGCCCGACCTACGCCGTCGAGTTCGCCACCCGACCGGTCCGGGACCTGCTCGACGCCGCTGAGGATCGAGCACGGCTGTTCCCCCTGGTCAAAGACGCCCGCAAGCCAGAGACGTACGCCCACGTCGTCGAGAGCGATCTCGACGCCGTCGTACAGGACGTTGCCACCAGCGGGCAAGCGCGCGTGTCGACGCTCAACAAGCAGTTTCTGGCCGAGGACGGGCGGCTGGTCGCGGCGTTCAAAGCCCGCAGCGAGGACGTGACGGCCGACCCCGACGAGGTGTTCGACGACGTGCTCGCGGAGCTCCGCGAGGACTTCGAGATTCTCGACACCGAGCGACTCGAACCGTTCCACGACGACCACCTCGGCGTCGTGGCGACGCCGAAGTAG